The DNA region AGAGTACCAACTGTCAGCCCAGCCCCTCCTGCTGTCCCCCCAGCAGCCTTCACATGGAGGATGAGCAACTTGACCCTAACTCTGGCCCAACGCTTCTCCCTCTCGGCGGGAGTCCAATTCACTTTCTCGcatggatttaacaatggtggaaactccctccagtCAATAATTACCACtctgcttttaaatccatgacggggAGTGTGAAAGTGCACATTTAGCCTCAATATGAATAATTGGGACtttgccatggtctctccaaacCATCCCTCCCCATGATCCAGTCCCTTGGGCCTTGCGTAGAAGACCTCTCTTCCTATTTGGTCACGATTCATGCCATAAATGGCATATGATTCAAAATGGTTCGTGGTGGTCATTGCAAGGATTTACTAAAACATACTAtcttaacaaaaaacaacaaagtccGTATTAGATTGCTTTGCATACATACATTAGGAGTGTGTAATTGTTTATCCATTCTGGATGGGGATGTGGTGCAGTGAGGGACATTGCATGATTCCAGTGGTTGAGTATGACTACCATATATGGTGGTACTAGAAGCACACTCACTTTTCATTTACTTCTCTCAAATTACTGCTTGACACTAATTGTTTTAAAGAGCATTAATACCATTCATGTTGTATTCATCTAACTAATAAATTTTTTTAACTGTTATTCTTCTGGTGCTGTCATGATATGAAAACGTTTTTGAAACAAACTTTGAAACCTTTAGTGATTTTTGACATGATTaaaatgacataattttatggtgTCATTTTTAAAGGTTTTGAGGATTCATTCATTTTTACTTTGAAATGGTGAATTCCTGTCATAGCAAGTCAAATTGAGGCATTTCATTTCAAGTTGTCTTCAAAGGTATATctgcatttgtttgtttttttaatattgggaaatgtatatttatatattgtaaCTGTACTAGAAAATTGTGTAGATTAATTTGCAAAATTGTATATTTGTGTATTATAGAAGAAAATCTGTGATTCAATAAGGAAGATAGATAGTTACAGACTACCTGCACAGTATCTCACATTTAGCTGATCGATTTTTAGTGACAGAGTCAGCTTTAACCCTAACAGCTGAACACAAAGATAGAGCCTGCAAACAAGCAATACGCTATGCTGACTGTATAGCAAACTGTTATTGTTAGCATGTGGCATATTTTGTAGTTTATATTGTGGCTGTCATCCTGGCATAGTCATTGTCTTGCTCAAGTTCCATGTGCTAGTTATGACTTGCAGTATTGACTTCCTATAGATAGTCGCACCATCCATATAGGTCTATGTGCCTTCAACAAAcagatatggtgctgctagttgCTTTTTGGTGTTTCTTGTGATGAACTTTCAGGATATCAGTTGTATGAGCCTGTAGTCTGGAGGTTTTTATTCCCATTGGCTGATATACAGAGCTGTAAAGTATGACATTTCTTTGCATTCTCAAATGGTTGTAATATTTTTAAAGAAATAATTGTTAAGTAANNNNNNNNNNNNNNNNNNNNNNNNNNNNNNNNNNNNNNNNNNNNNNNNNNNNNNNNNNNNNNNNNNNNNNNNNNNNNNNNNNNNNNNNNNNNNNNNNNNNNNNNNNNNNNNNNNNNNNNNNNNNNNNNNNNNNNNNNNNNNNNNNNNNNNNNNNNNNNNNNNNNNNNNNNNNNNNNNNNNNNNNNNNNNNNNNNNNNNNNNNNNNNNNNNNNNNNNNNNNNNNNNNNNNNNNNNNNNNNNNNNNNNNNNNNNNNNNNNNNNNNNNNNNNNNNNNNNNNNNNNNNNNNNNNNNNNNNNNNNNNNNNNNNNNNNNNNNNNNNNNNNNNNNNNNNNNNNNNNNNNNNNNNNNNNNNNNNNNNNNNNNNNNNNNNNNNNNNNNNNNNNNNNNNNNNNNNNNNNNNNNNNNNNNNNNNNNNNNNNNNNNNNNNNNNNNNNNNNNNNNNNNNNNNNNNNNNNNNNNNNNNNNNNNNNNNNNNNNNNNNNNNNNNNNNNNNNNNNNNNNNNNNNNNNNNNNNNNNNNNNNNNNNNNNNNNNNNNNNNNNNNNNNNNNNNNNNNNNNNNNNNNNNNNNNNNNNNNNNNNNNNNNNNNNNNNNNNNNNNNNNNNNNNNNNNNNNNNNNNNNNNNNNNNNNNNNTAAAACCAACTGTTCAGCaattacaattatgttaggtccATATATTGATACATTTAATCTAAAAATGAACTACATTATGAGTAGACTTGGTTGTTATTTggtctgtattgtgtgtgtgtgtgtgttctcatttTTTCCCCAGGAGGAATAAACTAAATGCTTCTCGACCATTTTACTTATGCAATATCTTGAGACATTGCATCTTTAACATTAGGTTATCTTTCGCTTGTGAGTWTTGTTGTAAAGGGGTGTAAAAACGATCCAATCTGCTTTGGATTAATACTGTTCATGTCATGTGTCTTTGACTAACGATGTGTCATGTTAACTTTGATGATACACTTGTGCCTTGTTCCTGTTTCTCACTATTATTGACCTGGTATCCAGGATAACACCACATTTAGTGATTCATAACTCTATCAAtttctgtctgtccctgtgtacagatgtaggatcttcatttgatYAATCTTCTAttactgagaattttcctgcacagcaggaRatgcaaacttgtagtgtattcaaggtttaaaaaggcttctaacgtTTGTAATTTCTACTTTAAAATATCAGACTWGATTTgcactaatgaaaaatgtatcaacccctacaaaaatgtcccattcattataatccacataattcaaatttcctgttgctgcaggattattttcctgctgtagcgaactggctcaaattaagatcctacatgtgtAGCCTATAGTCGCATGTGAATaacaattaaataaatgtaatgttgaACACTTCTGTTTTTAACTGCATGTCTCATGCTTGACTTCCATTGATCTGTGATGACCATTTAGGGTGAATTCGGAAAAAGTGGGACACTTTGCATTTCCATCTTCTGTAACCTCTTTCGACATCTATCCAACATATTAGCCCAACACATGATACATTTATGAAATCCTACAGATGTTTCGtaatcacacaaaaaaacgacTGTTGATTTCATATTCRCAGGAGGCATGACCATATGTTCTTTTGTCAGACCAAGAAATAAAGGAATCAGGATTAATCTGTCCCAGTTTATATCATGTCCCACTCTTTCCCGAATTCACCCTATGCATAGTCCTACAAGTTGAAATgaaatgtgtatatattatatatacagtaccagtcaaaagtttggacacacctactcattcaagggtttttatttatttYattattttctacatagtagaataatagtgagacatcaaaactatgaaattacacatatggaataatgtagtaaccaaaaaagtgttaaattctaaatagattttagattcttcaaagtagccaccctttgccttgatgacagctttgcacacttgtgacattctctcaaccagcttccaccgtgctttcccaacagtcttgaaggagttcccacatatgctgagcactttgttggctgcttttctctgtcattctggcggttccaactcatccaaaccatctcaattaggttgaggcgggtgattgtggaggccaggtcatctaatgcagcaccccatcactctccttcttggtcaaatagtcctctacacagcctggaggtgtgttgagtcattgtcctgttgaaaaaacaaatgtttgtcCACTAAGTGAATCCAGATGTggtggcgtatcactgcagaatgctgtggtagccatgctggttaagtgtgccttgaattctaaataaagcaCAGACAGTGTACCAGCAAAGCACCTGCACAacactcctcttccatgcttcatggtgcgATCTGCCAAAGACATGACCGGTTggactaaaaatctcaaatttggactcatgagaccaaaggacagatttccaccagtctaatgtccatggcTCGTGTTtccttggtccaagcaagtctcttcttcttattggttgtGCTTTAGTTGTGGCTTCTTTGCGCTTTGCAGGTATTATAAccgatgaaggcctgattcacgcagtctcctctgaacagttgatgttgagcatgtgtctgttccttgaactatgtgaagcagcaggtagcctagtggttagagtgttgggccagtaactgaaaggttgctggattgaatccctaagctgacaaggtaaaaatctgtcgctctgccgctgaagaaggcagttaaaccactgtttcccctgtaggctgtcattaaataagaatttgttatatACTGACTTGCCCTAGTTCAAATTTAAAAAGAGCATTTATGGGCTGcaaatttctaaggctggtaactcaatgaacttatcctctgcagcagtggtaactctgggtcttccatttctgtggtggtcctcatgagagccagtttcatcataggcttgatggtttttgcgactgcacttgaagaaactttgaaagttcttgacattttctgcatggactgactttcatgtcttagagtaatgatggactgtctgtttctctttgcttattttagctgttcttgccttaatatggacttggtattttaccaaatagggctatatttctatataccaaccctaccttgtcacaacacaactgattagctcaaacgcataaaaaggaaagaaattccacaattaacttttaagaaggccacacttgttaattgaaagtGCATTCCAGgtgctacctcatgaagctggttgagagaataccaagtgtgtgcaaagctgtcatcaaggcaaaaggtggctactttgaagaatctcaaatataaaaatatatttgttgtttaaaactttttgggttgctacatgattcatgtgttatttcttagttttgatgtcttcactattattctacaatgtagaaactagtaaaaataaagaaaaacccttgaatgagtaggtgtgtccaaacttttgactggtactgtatatacaaaagtatctgaacaacccttaaaattagtggatttgRCTATTTCAGCCATACtccttgctgacaggtgtataaaatcgagcacacagccatgcaatctctatacaaaacattggcaatagaatggccatACTRatgagctcagtgactttcaacgtgccacCGTCATaagattccacctttccaacaagtcagttagtcaaatttctgccctgctaaagctgccccggtcaactctaggtgctgttattgtgaaatggaaacatctaggagcaacaatggctcagccgtgaagtggtaggccacacaagctcacagaacgggaatgCCAAGTGCTGAAGAGTgtagctcgtaaaaatcgtctgcccaaggttgcaacactcactaccgagttccaaacggcctctggaagcaacatcagcacaagaactgttcgtgtAAAGCTcgtcaccattggactctggagcagtggaaacgcgttctctggagtgacgaatcactCTTCATCATCTGGTAGTCTGACgcatgaatctgggtttggcggatgccaggagatgctacctgtcccaatgcatagtgccaactgtaaagtttggtggaagaggaataatggtctggggctgtttttcatggtttgggctaggccccttagtttcagtgaaggtaaatattaatgctacagcatacaatgatattctagacaattctgtgcttccaactttgtggcaacagtttgaggaaggcccttttctgtttcagaatgacaatgcccctgtccaCAAAGYGAGGTtgatacagaaatagtttgttgagatcggtgtggaagaacttgactggcctgcacagagccctgacctcaaacccatcgaacaYCTTTGGGATGAATTGRAACACctactgcaagccaggcctaatctcctaatatcagtgcccgacctcactaatgctcttgtggctgaatggaatcaagtcccggcagcaatgttccaacatctagtggaaagccttcccagaagagtggaggctgttatatcagcaaagggtgaccaactccatagtaatgtccttgattttggaatgagatgtttgacgagcaggtgttcacatacttttggtcatgYAGTGTATGTATGACTAAAACCATGTAGAGACCGTGTAGAAACGATAATGGACCTACAGTAccttcatacagtttcttgactgtgtccaacTCGTTAATAATCATCGAAAWGAAAGATAGACAGCCAGGGAGTATATCCAATTCAAGAAATGATGGAGAGAACTATTTTTGGGCCAATTTTGATGGCGatgaaatataacacattttagtGCGTCCTCCGGACATCGTCGAAGACCGAGTGCGCGAATGCGGTCCGCGGgtcaaaatgagtttgacaccctgagTTAGAAAGACAGAGTTTGTGAGCCTGTGTCCCAGACTCCCAGGACCAGAGAAAGAGTGACTGTGATGGAGTTTTCTACAATGATCATATTCATTTTAACGGAATCATAGTTTCCCTGTCAGCTGGGTATACCTACTGATTAAAAAACGGGTACMGCAAATTCGAGAACCTAACATCGACAATAACCAGTAGATGTCGCTAATASATCATGTCACAGCCAGAGTTACCCAATTTCATCCCAGAGCCAGTATGTTCGCAATTTCCACTACACACATTGTCATTAACTGTAACATGTATGTCTTCAATGTCTATAAAACGAGGAATTAATCAAAAGTCAATTCAAATATCGACCATGTGTAGGTAAAGTCACATCACAGTTGTAAAACATTTAACTCCAAAGKTGGCTGTTTTACAATGACTAAGGATGTACTCATTATCTACAATTATTCAGGATACATTTKAAATATTATGTATCATTAACTGTCCAATAGCCTACAGAAGACCCTTAGTAACCAAACTGCACTTCTTACATCCTTCTTACAATTCATGAATACACAACGTATTCATGACAGTCAGAAGCCACTTTGTTTCTGATTAATTAGGTAAAAAATGTTTCATAGAATATTCTGTGTAATTACATTCTGTTTGTTTTCGCTGATTTAACAAATTKTTCCTGtatatgcacgcacacatacagcgAGCCGTAGAAACAAAGGCGAAAMCTGAAAACCACGGAGCCAATCAGCGACCTGCTATTTGTTTAGGGCTATTAAAACTCAAGGCGGTCTTTTCTGTCTTTCCCTCAGTATGTTCTGATCTGCCCCTCGCCGTTATGGGATTATTATCACACATCGACAGGATCTGAATGAATGTGGAAACATAAAGACTACTTTTGCAAATGAAGTCGTGGCTTTACATGTTTAGAYAGCAGTTCCTCTCCAAGCCATCTGTACAGACATCGCAMTAACGTGTAAGAGGTTTGGGTACCATATGAGAACAGTGGAGCTGATCGTTCAAGCTGTACTGCGGAGTACACCAAGACCARGGTAAATGTACTGCTTTTGCTAATACTTCTTTATGAATGAATGGCCACTGTTCTTTTMTTTTTATGAGATTATAATGCAGTTTTTCGTATTGTAAATTTAAAGAGCTGAGTGAGATCACACCAATCTTTTGTGGGAATTTATTAACAGGGACACTTTACAATGCCAGTACTACCAAGTCAAGAGATTGCCACCCGATTCAAGGAGAAATGGATGAAGCTTCACCCAGAAGACCAAGACAATGTGAATGGTGCAGTCCACCTGGATGACAGTCTCACCAGCCTCCAATGGCTCCAGGACTTCACCATAGTCAGTGTGAGTCTAGAAAGCCTACCGGGCTCCACTTGCMAGCCGTACCAGCTGCCTCAGCCCAGCCACCTGCACCCTCARGGCTCCGACTCCccccccagtccacctgctggGGACACTGCAGCCTCCGGCATGCCTCAGAGTGCAGGCAGCCCCATCACCTCCAGTGCCTCAGCCAACAGGACTAGTTACTACTCCCTTCACCCGACAGTGACCAACAACCACCACCAGATCACTGTGCCAGCCAAGTCCCTGGAGGAGGTAGACTTCAAGACCAACCACGAGGTGAAGCCTCCCTACTCCTACGCCACACTGATCTGCAGTGCCAGGCAGGCCGGCAAAACGAAAAAAGATCACACTGTCTGCTATCTTAATAACTGGATCACAGAGAACTTTGCCTACTACAGACAGCCTGAACCAGCTGGCATGGTTAGTGACTCAGTCCTGTCTTACTTATTATCCAAAACTGAGTAGAGGTACAGCACCACCGGGGAGAGAGATGTGGTGGGCGATTGCATGCAACTAATCCCCAGAGATACAGATTTAATTTTGATGCTGTCAATGGAAAATAGGTTTCGAGGCCCTTTATCATGATTATATTTGTTTATGCATGAGCATGTAATTCGTTCGgttattttgttgtttgattTGGGGGGAAATAAGTAAGAAGGTGCGTCANNNNNNNNNNNNNNNNNNNNNNNNNNNNNNNNNNNNNNNNNNNNNNNNNNNNNGGGGGGAAATAAGTAAGAAGGTGCGCAACCAACGTGAGTAGAGGTGCAACCTAAAAATGGGTAGACATCATTGGACAGGAAAAGACGCAACGCTCGCTCACCATTCAAAATKTGTATYTTTGTTAGACAAGTTAAATGATTGACGTTGTTTGATTTTCTTGGAATCTCTGTGATGGGGACTATATGATTCAGGAGTACACTGAACTTAAATTGTTATTACCTTGTCCTGACGATGCACATTTGACATGTTATAACCAATGATTTATACATACACRTCATTAGTTATAACATTATGACGATCCAGCAACAAATGACAGAGAATGTTTAACGAGGCTGCTGTCAGTTAGCTCATCTTTTCATGAACTACATWCTATTCTCTCCTCAGAACTCTATCCGTCATAACCTGTCACTCAACAAGTGCTTCATGAAGGTTCCCAGGCAGAAGAACGAACCAGGAAAAGGGGGATTCTGGCAGATTGACCCTCAGTACGCAGACATGTTTGTCAATGGAGTCTTCAAGCGCAGGCGGATGCCAGACATCCATTTCAACACCCAGAGACACAGCAAAACCCAAAGATCATCCCGTAACCGAAAAACCCAGGAGTACCACCAGAATTTCCCCCAGGCCCACTACACAGTGTCCCACAGAGGGGCAGGTGCTGGGAACAGATGCAAACTTGGTGGCACAAAGTGGGAGACAGTCCATAAGTCACCACTGTTGACACCGGATCTCGTGGAACCAGAGGCACTGAAGGGTGAACTAGACTGGGCCRTGGTGTTTGACGATGTTCTGAATGGAAGCAGCAATAACTTTGAGGATCTAGACATTAACCTAGCTCTGAACTCCCTGGGCTGTAAGGTGGAGCTCTCCCAGCAGGATCAAGGCCGGGGCTGGCACCTGGAGAAGTGGT from Salvelinus sp. IW2-2015 unplaced genomic scaffold, ASM291031v2 Un_scaffold2944, whole genome shotgun sequence includes:
- the LOC112075028 gene encoding forkhead box protein J1-B-like produces the protein MPVLPSQEIATRFKEKWMKLHPEDQDNVNGAVHLDDSLTSLQWLQDFTIVSVSLESLPGSTCXPYQLPQPSHLHPQGSDSPPSPPAGDTAASGMPQSAGSPITSSASANRTSYYSLHPTVTNNHHQITVPAKSLEEVDFKTNHEVKPPYSYATLICSARQAGKTKKDHTVCYLNNWITENFAYYRQPEPAGMNSIRHNLSLNKCFMKVPRQKNEPGKGGFWQIDPQYADMFVNGVFKRRRMPDIHFNTQRHSKTQRSSRNRKTQEYHQNFPQAHYTVSHRGAGAGNRCKLGGTKWETVHKSPLLTPDLVEPEALKGELDWAXVFDDVLNGSSNNFEDLDINLALNSLGCKVELSQQDQGRGWHLEKWCSGGADRDHQQACXYMEVTTMGCYSMEEIQQHLNLSTSRLQQPLPLAVHPQHFEELTLFPDEQQRHPWEELKEEVQAVPITLDH